One Klebsiella sp. RIT-PI-d genomic window carries:
- a CDS encoding PTS sugar transporter subunit IIC: protein MSSLYQSMVAVIEQSITPLAGRLGQQKYVIAIRDGFTAALPFMIIGSFMLVFIFPPFSAETTNSFARGWLDFSQTYREQLMLPFNLSMGVMTFFISVGIGASLGRQFNLDPVMSGLLAFMAFLLVAAPYADGKISTQYLSGQGIFTALITAIYSTRVYAWLKQHNVTIRLPKEVPTGVARSFEILIPVLVVIATLHPLNLLIEAKTGMIIPQAIMHVLEPLVSASDSLPAILLSVLLCQIFWFAGIHGSLIVTGIMNPFWMANLSANQAALAAGAALPHVYLQGFWDHYLLIGGVGSTLPLAFLLLRSRATHLRTIGKMGIVPSFFNINEPILFGAPIIMNPMLFIPFVCVPLINAVLAYGATRMGWLEQVVSLTPWTTPAPIGASWAANWALSPVIMCFICMAMSALMYLPFLRAYERSLMKTEEQKAQSTVHAAETVSSN, encoded by the coding sequence ATGAGTTCGCTTTATCAGTCAATGGTTGCCGTTATTGAGCAGTCGATTACCCCGCTGGCTGGGCGTCTGGGGCAACAGAAGTATGTCATCGCGATCCGTGACGGTTTTACCGCCGCGCTGCCGTTTATGATCATCGGCTCATTTATGCTGGTTTTTATTTTTCCGCCATTTTCTGCCGAAACGACCAATAGTTTTGCTCGCGGCTGGCTGGATTTCTCCCAGACGTATCGGGAGCAACTTATGCTGCCGTTTAACCTCAGCATGGGCGTCATGACTTTTTTTATCTCGGTGGGCATTGGTGCCAGCCTGGGACGTCAGTTTAATCTTGATCCGGTGATGTCCGGACTGCTGGCCTTTATGGCTTTTTTACTGGTTGCGGCACCTTACGCCGACGGTAAAATCTCTACGCAATACCTTTCTGGTCAGGGGATCTTTACGGCGCTTATTACCGCCATTTACTCGACGCGCGTATATGCCTGGCTTAAGCAGCACAACGTCACTATTCGCCTGCCAAAAGAAGTGCCGACCGGTGTAGCGCGATCGTTTGAAATTCTGATCCCGGTGCTGGTGGTTATTGCCACTCTACATCCGCTGAATCTGCTGATTGAAGCCAAAACCGGCATGATTATTCCGCAGGCCATCATGCATGTGCTGGAGCCGCTGGTTTCCGCCTCTGATTCTCTGCCTGCTATTCTGCTGTCGGTTCTGCTGTGCCAGATTTTCTGGTTTGCCGGCATCCACGGTTCACTCATTGTTACCGGCATTATGAACCCGTTCTGGATGGCGAACCTGTCAGCTAACCAGGCAGCGCTGGCGGCAGGCGCGGCTCTGCCACACGTTTATCTGCAAGGCTTCTGGGATCACTACCTGCTTATTGGCGGCGTAGGCTCTACCCTGCCACTGGCTTTCCTGCTGCTGCGTAGCCGTGCCACGCATCTGCGTACAATCGGTAAAATGGGTATCGTGCCGAGCTTCTTTAACATCAACGAGCCTATTTTGTTCGGCGCACCAATCATCATGAACCCGATGCTGTTTATTCCGTTTGTCTGCGTCCCGCTGATCAACGCCGTACTGGCCTATGGCGCAACACGTATGGGCTGGCTGGAACAGGTCGTTTCGCTCACGCCGTGGACCACGCCTGCGCCCATTGGGGCTTCGTGGGCAGCAAACTGGGCGCTCAGTCCGGTCATTATGTGCTTCATTTGTATGGCCATGTCCGCGCTAATGTATTTACCTTTTCTGCGCGCCTATGAACGTTCGTTGATGAAAACTGAAGAACAAAAAGCGCAAAGCACCGTACATGCTGCTGAAACTGTCAGCAGTAATTAA
- a CDS encoding DUF1198 domain-containing protein has protein sequence MIWIMLATLVVVFIVGFRVLTSGSRRAIRRLSERLGLTPEPVESMIDQMGKTSGQAFLQYLERPDESHLLNAAQVLLIWQVSIVDGGEQNLLRWHRVLQKARLAAPITDAQIRLAQGFLREMEPELYELTAFQVRYNALFMPEEGVYWLH, from the coding sequence ATGATTTGGATAATGCTGGCGACGCTGGTAGTGGTTTTTATTGTGGGATTTCGGGTGTTAACCTCGGGGTCCCGACGGGCGATCCGTCGACTGAGCGAGCGGCTGGGTCTGACGCCGGAGCCGGTAGAATCGATGATCGATCAGATGGGTAAAACGTCGGGGCAGGCATTTTTACAGTATCTTGAGCGCCCGGATGAATCGCACCTGTTGAATGCCGCGCAGGTACTGCTTATCTGGCAGGTATCGATAGTCGATGGTGGAGAGCAAAATTTGCTGCGCTGGCATCGCGTACTGCAAAAAGCCCGCCTGGCTGCGCCCATCACCGACGCGCAGATCCGTCTGGCGCAGGGGTTTTTGCGCGAGATGGAGCCTGAACTCTATGAATTAACCGCATTTCAGGTACGTTACAACGCATTATTTATGCCAGAAGAGGGCGTTTACTGGCTGCATTGA
- a CDS encoding PTS sugar transporter subunit IIB, translating into MYKIMLCCSAGMSTSLLVRKMEEVAARRALPVKIDAYGVSEFDMQFPQYQVVLLGPQVKYMLKSLSEKAATHGIPVQPIDMMDYGMQRGDNVLDYALSLIDAAN; encoded by the coding sequence ATGTACAAGATTATGCTGTGTTGCTCTGCCGGAATGTCCACCAGCCTGCTGGTCAGAAAAATGGAAGAAGTCGCTGCCCGGCGTGCGCTGCCGGTGAAAATTGATGCTTACGGCGTTTCTGAATTTGATATGCAGTTTCCGCAGTATCAGGTCGTATTGCTCGGTCCACAGGTTAAATACATGTTAAAAAGTCTTTCTGAAAAGGCCGCCACCCACGGTATTCCCGTCCAACCCATTGATATGATGGATTACGGTATGCAGCGCGGTGACAACGTTCTTGATTACGCTCTGTCGCTCATTGATGCGGCAAATTAA
- a CDS encoding EamA family transporter, with amino-acid sequence MGSTKKGIVYVLLAAVLWGSSGVCAQFIMQESQISAQFLTMIRLLFSGIILLTLSLLHGDKIFAIMKTPKDAISLLLFTLVGALTVQLTFLVTIEKSNAATATVLQFLSPSIIVAWFAAVRKKRPGALVFLAIFTSLAGTFLLVTHGNPTSLSISPAALIWGIVSAFSAAFYTTYPSTLIARFGTLPVVGWSMLLGGAMLLPFYANNETHFMVNGGVLLAFFYLVVIGTALTFSMYLKGAQMIGGPRASILSCAEPLSSALLSLLLLGITFTLPDWLGTLLILSSVVLISLDSRRRISAKNTV; translated from the coding sequence ATGGGGTCGACGAAAAAAGGGATCGTATATGTTCTGCTCGCCGCCGTGCTGTGGGGCAGTTCTGGCGTCTGCGCGCAGTTTATTATGCAGGAAAGTCAGATATCTGCGCAATTCCTGACCATGATCCGCCTGCTGTTTTCCGGCATTATCCTGCTCACTCTGTCGCTTCTCCACGGCGATAAGATTTTTGCCATTATGAAAACGCCGAAGGACGCCATTAGCCTGCTGCTGTTTACGCTGGTCGGCGCGCTAACCGTGCAGCTGACTTTCCTGGTCACCATCGAGAAATCCAATGCCGCGACGGCGACAGTTCTGCAATTTTTATCCCCGTCGATTATTGTGGCATGGTTTGCCGCCGTGCGGAAAAAGCGTCCGGGCGCGCTGGTGTTTCTGGCGATTTTCACCTCGCTGGCGGGGACGTTTCTGCTGGTGACGCACGGTAACCCGACATCGCTGTCGATCTCTCCGGCGGCGTTGATCTGGGGCATTGTCTCGGCTTTTTCTGCCGCGTTTTACACAACCTACCCTTCAACCCTGATCGCGCGTTTCGGCACGTTACCGGTCGTCGGCTGGAGTATGCTGCTGGGCGGCGCCATGCTGCTGCCGTTCTATGCCAATAATGAAACCCATTTTATGGTCAACGGCGGCGTGCTGCTGGCGTTTTTCTATCTGGTGGTTATTGGTACGGCGCTGACATTCAGTATGTATCTGAAGGGTGCGCAGATGATTGGCGGCCCCAGAGCCAGTATTCTGAGCTGTGCGGAACCGCTCAGTAGCGCACTGTTGTCGCTGCTGTTACTGGGTATTACCTTTACGTTGCCGGACTGGCTCGGCACCCTGTTGATCCTCTCCTCGGTCGTGCTGATTTCGCTAGACTCCCGCCGTCGGATTTCGGCGAAAAATACGGTCTAA
- the nlpA gene encoding lipoprotein NlpA, which produces MKIAIPPLPAVAALLLAGLMLAGCDGNKNDSKHIKVGVINGAEQDVADVAKKVAKEKYGLDVELVGFSGSLLPNDPTANGELDANVFQHRPFLAEDNKAHNYKLVAVGNTFVFPMAGYSKKIKNVAELKKGATIAIPNDPTNLGRALLLLQNEKLITLKPNTGLLPTALDITANPQSLNIMELEGAQLPRVLDDPKVDVAIISTTYLQQTGLSPVHDSVFIEDKNSPYVNIIVAREDNKDAENVRNFVRAYQSPEVAKAAEKIFNGGAVPGW; this is translated from the coding sequence ATGAAAATAGCGATACCTCCATTGCCCGCCGTGGCCGCTTTATTGCTGGCAGGACTAATGCTGGCGGGCTGCGACGGTAATAAAAACGACAGCAAGCATATTAAAGTGGGTGTCATTAACGGGGCAGAGCAGGATGTGGCCGACGTCGCTAAAAAAGTGGCGAAAGAAAAATATGGCCTCGATGTGGAGCTGGTGGGCTTTAGCGGCTCGCTGCTGCCTAACGATCCTACGGCGAATGGTGAACTGGATGCCAACGTCTTCCAGCATCGCCCCTTCCTTGCCGAAGATAATAAAGCGCATAACTATAAGCTGGTGGCGGTCGGAAATACCTTTGTATTCCCGATGGCCGGATATTCGAAAAAGATTAAAAACGTCGCTGAACTAAAAAAAGGCGCGACCATTGCTATTCCTAACGATCCGACCAATCTGGGGCGGGCGTTATTATTGTTGCAGAATGAGAAGCTCATTACCCTTAAACCGAATACTGGCCTGTTGCCCACGGCGCTGGATATTACGGCAAATCCGCAGAGCCTGAACATTATGGAGCTGGAAGGCGCACAGCTACCGCGCGTGCTTGACGATCCTAAAGTCGATGTCGCCATTATCAGCACTACCTATCTTCAGCAAACGGGGCTTTCACCGGTTCACGATAGCGTATTTATCGAGGATAAAAACTCACCCTACGTGAATATTATTGTCGCCCGTGAAGACAATAAAGACGCGGAAAACGTACGTAATTTCGTGCGGGCGTATCAGTCGCCGGAGGTCGCAAAAGCCGCCGAGAAAATCTTTAACGGTGGCGCGGTGCCGGGCTGGTAA
- a CDS encoding aldose 1-epimerase family protein, translating to MTTHLTLWRELFAEQPRVLLENADFTVTAFRYASGVEGLRVANTRGHLVILPWLGQMIWDAEFDGHDLTMRNMFSQPKPAREVVETYGCFAFHSGLLANGCPSPEDTHPLHGEMACAQMDEAWLELEGESLRIGGRYEYVMGFGHHYQAQPSVVVHKNSALFDIRMSVTNLASVAMPLQYMCHMNYAYVPQATFSQNIPDEALKLRESVPAHVKPTGQWLAFNQRILQGEASLETLNQPHEYDPEIVFFADKLDTWTDTPEFSMTTPDGTTFVTRFASAELNYVTRWILYNGDQQVAAFALPATCRPEGFLAAQKNDTLLQLDPQQTRTFTVTTGIA from the coding sequence ATGACGACACATCTGACGCTTTGGCGCGAACTGTTCGCTGAACAACCGCGTGTCCTGCTGGAAAACGCCGACTTTACCGTCACCGCGTTCCGCTATGCCAGCGGTGTTGAAGGCCTGCGGGTGGCCAACACCCGCGGTCATCTGGTCATTTTGCCCTGGCTGGGGCAGATGATTTGGGATGCCGAGTTTGATGGCCACGATCTGACCATGCGTAACATGTTCAGCCAGCCCAAACCGGCCCGCGAGGTGGTTGAAACCTACGGCTGCTTCGCATTTCATTCCGGCCTGCTGGCCAATGGCTGTCCGTCGCCAGAAGACACACACCCGCTGCACGGTGAAATGGCCTGCGCGCAGATGGATGAGGCGTGGCTGGAGCTTGAAGGGGAAAGCCTGCGTATTGGGGGACGCTATGAATATGTGATGGGATTCGGTCATCATTATCAGGCGCAGCCGTCAGTCGTGGTGCATAAAAATAGCGCGCTGTTCGATATCCGTATGTCGGTGACCAACCTGGCGTCGGTGGCCATGCCGTTACAGTACATGTGCCATATGAATTATGCGTATGTTCCGCAGGCGACGTTTAGCCAGAATATCCCGGACGAGGCGCTGAAGCTGCGGGAGTCTGTCCCTGCACATGTCAAACCCACCGGGCAGTGGCTGGCGTTTAATCAGCGTATTTTGCAGGGCGAAGCCTCGCTGGAAACACTTAATCAGCCGCACGAGTACGATCCAGAAATTGTCTTTTTTGCCGATAAACTGGATACCTGGACGGATACGCCGGAATTCAGCATGACGACGCCGGATGGCACGACGTTCGTGACTCGCTTTGCCAGCGCGGAGCTGAATTATGTCACCCGCTGGATTTTATATAATGGGGATCAGCAGGTTGCCGCCTTTGCGCTTCCCGCCACCTGTCGTCCGGAAGGCTTCCTTGCCGCCCAAAAAAACGACACGTTACTCCAGCTTGATCCGCAGCAGACCCGGACGTTCACCGTCACAACCGGTATTGCCTGA
- a CDS encoding PTS lactose/cellobiose transporter subunit IIA, whose protein sequence is MIVLEDAVMEIIVNAGQSRSLCFEALQAARDGNFNEANSLLREADGYARDAHKMQTRLIEQDAGEARQPMTLIMVHAQDHLMNSLLARELAGEIIHLYQR, encoded by the coding sequence ATGATCGTATTAGAAGACGCCGTAATGGAAATTATCGTCAACGCAGGTCAGTCGCGCAGCCTGTGCTTCGAAGCGCTACAGGCGGCGCGCGATGGCAATTTTAACGAGGCCAATAGTCTGCTACGCGAAGCGGACGGCTACGCGCGCGATGCGCATAAAATGCAGACCAGACTCATTGAACAGGATGCCGGAGAAGCCCGGCAGCCTATGACATTAATAATGGTGCACGCGCAGGATCATTTAATGAACTCTTTATTAGCACGTGAACTGGCAGGCGAAATTATTCATCTTTATCAACGTTAG
- the nepI gene encoding purine ribonucleoside efflux pump NepI, with product MSEHTSKTPYGDARRPNWAAVFAVAFCVACLITVEFLPVSLLTPMAEDLGVSEGLAGQSVTVTAFVAMFSSLFITQTIRSIDRRYVVILFAVLLTLSCLLVSFANNFTLLLLGRACLGLALGGFWAMSASLTMRLVPARTVPKALSIIFGAVSIALVIAAPLGSFLGGIIGWRNVFNGAAIMGAVCIFWVWKTLPSLPGETEHHENMFGLLKRPGVLAGMIAIFMSFAGQFAFFTYIRPIFTSLAGFDVDGLTLVLLSFGIASFVGTSFSAAILRRSVKVALACAPLVIALSALVLMLWGTDKVVASTVAIVWGLAFALIPVGWSTWITRTLSDQAEKAGSIQVAVIQLANTCGAAIGGYALDNLGLLSPLVLSGSLMLLTALLVAAKVRVKGNAN from the coding sequence ATGAGTGAACATACATCTAAAACCCCCTACGGTGACGCCCGTCGTCCAAATTGGGCTGCGGTCTTTGCCGTGGCATTTTGCGTCGCCTGTCTGATTACCGTTGAATTTTTACCCGTCAGTTTGCTGACCCCGATGGCCGAAGACCTCGGCGTTTCTGAAGGGCTGGCGGGACAGTCCGTTACGGTGACTGCCTTTGTGGCGATGTTTTCCAGCCTGTTCATTACCCAGACGATTCGCTCGATCGATCGCCGCTATGTGGTGATTCTGTTTGCCGTGCTGCTGACCCTGTCATGCCTGTTGGTCTCGTTTGCCAATAATTTTACCCTGCTGCTGCTCGGGCGAGCCTGTCTGGGCCTGGCGCTCGGAGGGTTCTGGGCAATGTCGGCCTCGCTTACCATGCGACTGGTTCCGGCGCGTACCGTACCGAAAGCGCTGTCGATTATTTTTGGTGCCGTGTCTATCGCGCTGGTGATTGCCGCACCGCTGGGCAGTTTCCTCGGCGGGATCATTGGCTGGCGTAATGTGTTTAACGGGGCGGCCATCATGGGGGCTGTCTGCATTTTCTGGGTATGGAAAACGCTGCCGTCGCTGCCCGGCGAGACTGAACATCATGAAAATATGTTCGGCCTGCTGAAACGTCCTGGCGTGCTGGCAGGGATGATCGCCATCTTTATGTCTTTTGCCGGACAGTTTGCGTTTTTTACCTATATTCGGCCTATTTTCACTAGCCTGGCCGGGTTTGATGTTGATGGCCTGACGCTGGTGCTGCTGAGTTTTGGCATTGCCAGCTTTGTCGGCACCTCATTTTCTGCTGCAATTTTAAGACGCTCGGTGAAAGTGGCACTTGCCTGCGCCCCGCTGGTGATTGCGCTCAGTGCGCTGGTATTAATGCTATGGGGAACCGATAAAGTCGTCGCATCAACGGTCGCGATTGTCTGGGGTCTGGCCTTCGCGCTGATCCCGGTCGGCTGGTCGACGTGGATCACCCGCACGCTTTCCGATCAGGCAGAAAAAGCCGGATCGATCCAGGTGGCGGTGATCCAGCTTGCCAATACCTGCGGCGCGGCCATCGGTGGTTACGCACTCGATAACCTTGGTTTGCTGTCGCCGCTGGTGCTCTCCGGTAGCCTGATGCTGCTGACGGCGCTTCTGGTGGCAGCGAAAGTTCGCGTAAAGGGTAATGCGAATTAA
- a CDS encoding LacI family DNA-binding transcriptional regulator — MSTINDVSRLAGVSKATVSRVLSGTRGVKEASRQAVLKAVDELNYRPNVIAQSLFSQSTGCIGVICAQDNINQTTGYLYALEKQLSQHQKHLLLRFANTKSEVMSALEELSCGLCDDILIIGARFPLNIQQDNVILVDCTVSGDVNSIQFDHAFATETACNYLISQGRRQIALIQPHGSGFTEQVLLGYKHALEKNFLPFNRNLVFMDSTSSSVALQELLNNATTLNFNALLVADEQEAQRVIPQLQAFNKSVPDDIMVFSLAGSLQLPGIPTIPAIEYSMDAMAARIVGWLNEKTQNVLNSCVLRGDLIIPDVRRR, encoded by the coding sequence ATGTCTACAATCAACGATGTATCGCGTTTAGCTGGGGTGTCGAAAGCCACAGTTTCACGGGTGTTGAGCGGCACGCGCGGCGTAAAAGAAGCCAGTCGCCAGGCCGTGCTGAAAGCGGTTGATGAACTCAACTATCGTCCAAACGTTATTGCGCAATCGTTGTTCAGCCAGTCAACCGGCTGCATCGGTGTTATTTGCGCCCAGGATAATATTAATCAGACTACGGGTTACCTTTATGCCCTGGAAAAACAGCTCAGCCAGCATCAAAAACACCTACTGTTGCGTTTCGCTAATACCAAAAGCGAGGTGATGAGCGCGCTTGAAGAACTGAGCTGCGGGTTGTGCGACGACATCTTAATTATTGGCGCCCGTTTCCCGCTGAATATCCAGCAGGATAACGTCATTCTGGTCGATTGCACGGTCTCGGGCGATGTTAACAGTATTCAGTTTGACCATGCGTTTGCCACGGAAACCGCCTGCAATTATCTGATTAGCCAGGGACGTAGACAGATTGCCCTGATCCAGCCGCACGGTAGCGGGTTTACTGAACAGGTCCTGCTGGGCTATAAGCACGCGCTGGAAAAAAACTTTCTGCCGTTTAATCGCAATCTGGTATTTATGGACAGCACCTCGTCGTCAGTAGCCCTTCAGGAACTACTGAACAATGCCACCACCCTCAATTTCAATGCGCTACTGGTAGCGGATGAACAGGAGGCACAGCGGGTGATCCCCCAGCTTCAGGCGTTCAATAAGTCCGTACCGGACGATATTATGGTCTTCAGTCTGGCCGGCTCATTACAGCTTCCCGGTATTCCGACTATCCCGGCTATTGAGTATTCAATGGATGCGATGGCCGCACGGATCGTGGGCTGGCTAAATGAGAAAACGCAAAACGTACTGAACTCCTGCGTTTTGCGTGGCGATCTAATTATCCCCGACGTTCGCCGACGTTAG
- a CDS encoding carbohydrate porin has translation MKTLQKLPLTLAVIAALCPVSVLAQEFTQEQLDAIVAKAVDKALAERQAKMDAAVVKKADVVNEPQSAAQSPDMAIPFGVKFSGYARYGAHFKAGDQKYVGVDGSYNGASAIGRLGNEGNGGEFQLSKAFKSDAGAIWDVNVMFDHWGDEVNLKKAYAGVTNVLASNPDAYLWAGRDFHQRPQQGINDYFWMNHDGQGAGVKNFDIGGVKFDVAAVAAVESCSPEVMEDEANPSRITCTGGSGTGDKGNYALTSKIHGMNVGPLDLELYANYGFDSKEVDSDERMKAWQGGVVLSHTNDSGVNKVIARYSDNSDNSVYSKTDDLTAIYASFEGSHKFTQQAQIEYLLAFHDYDNSKDSSDNRKNYGAIVRPMYFWNDVHSTWLEAGYQRVDYDEGGDNKGWKVTLSQNISIAMGPEFRPMLRFYVTGGEVDNKRTARINGIDDGTLDDFNVGAMWEAWF, from the coding sequence ATGAAAACCTTACAAAAACTTCCATTAACTCTGGCGGTTATCGCCGCCCTGTGCCCTGTTTCCGTCCTTGCGCAGGAATTTACGCAAGAACAACTCGACGCTATTGTGGCAAAAGCGGTCGATAAAGCGCTTGCTGAACGTCAGGCAAAAATGGATGCTGCCGTGGTGAAGAAAGCGGATGTGGTGAACGAACCACAAAGCGCAGCGCAAAGCCCGGATATGGCCATTCCATTCGGCGTGAAATTCAGCGGCTACGCGCGCTATGGCGCACATTTTAAAGCCGGCGATCAGAAATATGTCGGGGTAGACGGCTCCTATAATGGCGCGTCAGCGATTGGTCGTCTGGGTAACGAAGGCAACGGTGGCGAGTTTCAGCTTTCAAAAGCGTTTAAAAGTGATGCCGGAGCAATCTGGGACGTCAATGTGATGTTCGATCACTGGGGCGATGAAGTTAACCTCAAAAAAGCCTATGCGGGCGTGACGAATGTGCTGGCATCCAATCCGGATGCCTATCTGTGGGCCGGTCGTGATTTTCATCAGCGACCACAGCAGGGTATCAATGACTACTTCTGGATGAACCATGATGGACAGGGTGCCGGGGTGAAAAACTTCGATATCGGCGGCGTGAAGTTTGATGTCGCGGCGGTTGCCGCCGTCGAATCCTGTAGCCCGGAGGTGATGGAAGATGAAGCCAACCCATCGCGTATTACCTGTACCGGCGGTTCGGGCACCGGCGATAAAGGGAACTATGCTCTGACCTCTAAAATTCATGGCATGAACGTTGGTCCGCTGGATCTGGAGCTGTATGCCAACTACGGATTTGACTCGAAAGAAGTCGATAGCGATGAGCGAATGAAAGCCTGGCAGGGTGGCGTCGTGCTCAGTCACACTAATGACAGCGGCGTAAACAAAGTTATCGCACGCTACTCGGATAACTCGGATAACAGCGTTTACAGCAAAACGGACGATCTGACCGCGATTTACGCCAGCTTTGAGGGAAGCCATAAATTCACTCAGCAGGCGCAGATAGAATATCTGTTAGCGTTCCATGACTATGACAATAGCAAAGACAGCAGCGATAATCGCAAAAACTACGGGGCCATTGTCCGTCCGATGTACTTCTGGAACGACGTGCACTCCACCTGGCTGGAAGCCGGCTATCAACGTGTTGATTATGACGAAGGCGGGGATAATAAGGGCTGGAAAGTCACGCTTTCGCAAAACATCTCCATCGCAATGGGACCAGAATTCCGTCCGATGCTGCGTTTCTACGTGACCGGGGGTGAAGTCGATAACAAACGTACCGCGCGGATAAACGGCATCGACGACGGTACGCTTGACGACTTTAACGTTGGCGCAATGTGGGAAGCATGGTTCTGA
- a CDS encoding GNAT family N-acetyltransferase, with the protein MQLTVTQTVTADDQEELLTGLRAFNRQFINPEGWSDLGVYARDESGKMTGGLIAEQKGDWLCIKFLWVGESARGSGLGTALIMAAERQAQKMGCLHMLVDTASFQALPFYQKKGFQLQMTLEDFPHNGMQRHYLAKKI; encoded by the coding sequence ATGCAATTAACCGTGACACAGACCGTTACCGCTGACGATCAGGAAGAACTGCTCACCGGACTGCGGGCATTTAATCGTCAGTTTATTAACCCCGAAGGCTGGAGCGACCTGGGCGTTTATGCTCGTGATGAAAGTGGAAAGATGACCGGTGGATTAATTGCCGAGCAAAAAGGGGACTGGCTGTGTATTAAATTTTTATGGGTCGGTGAATCGGCTCGCGGTTCCGGGCTTGGCACCGCATTGATAATGGCAGCAGAACGGCAGGCGCAAAAAATGGGCTGCCTGCATATGCTGGTAGACACCGCCAGTTTCCAGGCACTGCCGTTTTATCAGAAAAAAGGATTTCAGCTGCAAATGACCCTGGAGGATTTTCCGCATAACGGAATGCAAAGGCACTATCTGGCGAAAAAAATCTAG
- the nhaA gene encoding Na+/H+ antiporter NhaA yields the protein MTRTARRQARALVALFKSASAGGIILIIASAAAIVVANSPLADTYRGLLHYTFAGLSTELWINDALMAIFFLMVGLEIKRELLIGQLATWGQRALPGLAALGGMAVPALIYLGFNISNSETLAGWAIPSATDIAFALGVLALLGSRVPISLKIFLSALAILDDMGAVIIIALFYTGGLSAMMLAAAAAVVVLLLIMNRTGVKRLTPYLLAGAVLWFFMLQSGVHATIAGILLALFIPLNGKDEQQEAPLDKLEHALSPWVTFLILPLFGFANAGVSLSGLTMNDVLSPVPVGVALGLFIGKQIGVFGMALLAIKTGLAPRPHGSSWSQIYGVSVLCGIGFTMSLFIGNLAFARSPLLVDEVKIGVLTGSIVAALAGMLILRLSSSRNESRPEG from the coding sequence ATTACCCGCACCGCCCGACGCCAGGCCAGAGCGCTGGTTGCGCTTTTTAAGTCGGCTTCGGCCGGCGGGATTATCCTCATCATCGCATCGGCGGCAGCTATCGTTGTCGCTAACTCACCGTTGGCAGACACATACCGCGGACTGCTTCACTACACTTTCGCCGGATTGAGCACAGAACTGTGGATCAACGATGCGCTGATGGCCATTTTCTTCCTCATGGTCGGCCTTGAGATCAAACGTGAATTGCTTATCGGGCAGCTTGCCACGTGGGGACAACGCGCATTGCCGGGGCTTGCTGCGCTCGGCGGCATGGCGGTTCCGGCGCTCATTTACCTCGGCTTTAACATCAGCAACAGTGAAACCCTCGCCGGATGGGCGATCCCCTCGGCAACCGATATTGCATTCGCACTGGGCGTACTGGCCTTGCTGGGCAGCCGGGTACCTATCTCACTGAAGATTTTCCTGTCCGCGCTGGCAATCCTGGATGATATGGGCGCGGTGATCATCATCGCGCTGTTTTACACCGGCGGGCTTTCGGCCATGATGCTGGCAGCAGCGGCAGCAGTCGTGGTGCTGCTGCTGATCATGAATCGCACGGGCGTTAAACGCCTGACGCCGTATCTGCTGGCGGGTGCGGTACTGTGGTTCTTTATGCTACAGTCCGGCGTTCATGCCACCATCGCCGGTATCCTGCTGGCGCTGTTTATTCCGCTTAACGGCAAGGACGAACAGCAGGAAGCGCCGCTGGATAAACTTGAGCATGCGCTTTCACCGTGGGTGACCTTCCTGATCCTGCCGCTGTTTGGTTTTGCCAACGCGGGTGTCTCGCTGAGCGGGTTAACGATGAACGATGTGCTCTCACCGGTGCCCGTCGGCGTCGCACTGGGACTGTTTATCGGTAAGCAGATTGGCGTTTTTGGTATGGCGCTGCTGGCCATCAAAACCGGTCTCGCTCCCCGGCCACACGGCAGTTCCTGGTCGCAGATATATGGCGTGTCGGTATTGTGTGGGATCGGGTTTACCATGAGTTTGTTTATTGGCAACCTGGCGTTTGCCCGCTCGCCGCTGCTGGTCGACGAGGTAAAAATTGGCGTACTGACCGGGTCGATCGTGGCGGCGCTGGCAGGAATGCTGATCCTGCGTCTCTCCTCTTCCCGGAATGAATCCCGGCCAGAAGGTTAA